A region of Neovison vison isolate M4711 chromosome 7, ASM_NN_V1, whole genome shotgun sequence DNA encodes the following proteins:
- the LOC122914111 gene encoding olfactory receptor 52R1-like, with product MLASGNSSLHPVSFILLGIPGLENYQFWIAFPLCAMYLVAIVGNIVVLHIIRTDHTLHEPMYLFLAMLAVTDLTLSSSTQPKMLAILWFHAHEIEYHACLIQVFFIHAFSSVESGLLMAMALDRYVAICFPLHHSTVLTPAVVGKLGAAVMMRGLLWVSPFCFMVSRMPFCTNHVIPQSYCEHMAVLKLVCADTRVNRAYGLFVAFSLAAFDIIVISISYVMILRTVLRLPSEEARLKAFGTCASHICVILAFYIPALFTFLTHRFGHHVPRVIHVMFANLYLLVPPMLNPIIYGVRTKQIRDRVIQGCCGKIP from the coding sequence ATGCTGGCCTCAGGGAACAGCTCTTTGCATCCTGTGTCCTTCATCCTACTTGGGATCCCAGGACTTGAGAATTACCAGTTTTGGATTGCCTTCCCTCTCTGTGCCATGTATCTTGTGGCTATAGTTGGCAATATCGTTGTTCTTCATATAATCCGAACTGACCACACTCTGCATGAGCCCATGTACCTGTTCCTAGCCATGCTGGCTGTCACTGACCTGACCCTGTCCTCTTCCACCCAACCTAAAATGCTGGCTATACTCTGGTTTCATGCTCATGAGATTGAATACCATGCCTGCCTCATCCAGGTGTTCTTCATCCATGCCTTTTCTTCTGTGGAGTCTGGGTTGCTCATGGCTATGGCCTTGGACCGTTATGTGGCTATCTGCTTCCCACTGCACCACTCTACTGTCCTGACCCCAGCTGTGGTGGGTAAACTGGGGGCAGCTGTGATGATGAGAGGGTTGCTGTGGGTGAGTCCCTTCTGCTTCATGGTGTCCAGGATGCCCTTCTGCACCAACCATGTCATTCCCCAGTCATACTGTGAGCACATGGCTGTGCTAAAGCTGGTGTGTGCAGATACCAGAGTCAATCGTGCATATGGGCTCTTTGTGGCCTTCTCTTTGGCTGCCTTTGACATAATTGTCATTAGTATATCTTATGTGATGATTTTGAGAACTGTTCTGAGGTTGCCCTCTGAGGAGGCCCGGCTCAAGGCTTTTGGCACATGTGCTTCCCATATCTGTGTCATCTTGGCTTTTTATATCCCAGCCCTCTTTACCTTCCTCACCCACCGCTTTGGACATCATGTGCCCCGAGTGATACATGTCATGTTCGCTAATCTCTACCTCCTTGTACCTCCCATGCTCAACCCCATCATCTATGGAGTTAGAACCAAGcagatcagggacagggttatTCAAGGATGTTGTGGAAAAATTCCCTGA